From the Cryptomeria japonica chromosome 2, Sugi_1.0, whole genome shotgun sequence genome, one window contains:
- the LOC131030480 gene encoding pectinesterase gives MASKFLLVIFLALLSSYQSRVDAQDSYVKSACELAANRTYCERSLYQSRVSSRDGPKNLSEIIMKNSLRQAKVVRGSISGRSSSGGSRQNQAVEDCSFLYDLTVDYLTASLSKLANSTTSTVGWKSAVDIQSFLSAALTNQATCLEGLKEANVKSHQFSFTNDISNASDSVSSSLALMKKFFIAGKAPGKSSHSAQNRRLLSDDDFLSQYGSLDHGVPSWLSRADRRRLLQSSDGDGVLVGDFVTVAQDDSGNFTTITDAVNSAPNKSADRYVIYVTAGVYNENVDIPKNKYNIMLIGDGIDVTVITGNRSVVDGWTTFNSATVSAVGQGFLARDITIENTAGAVKHQAVALRVGSDLSAFYRCSFKGYQDTLYTHSLRQFYRECDIYGTVDFIFGNAAVVFQDCTLLARKPMDNQQNLYTAQGRTDPNQNTGISIHNCNVTAAPELVPVISSFPTYLGRPWKQYSRTVYMQSYLDSYIQPAGWLAWSGDFALSTLYYGEYGNSGPGADTSQRVSWSGYHVMNSIDAQNFTVSSFIAGDAWLSLAAVPFDAGLL, from the exons ATGGCTTCTAAGTTTCTCCTTGTGATTTTCCTAGCGCTTCTCTCTTCATATCAGTCTAGAGTCGATGCCCAAGACAGTTATGTTAAATCTGCTTGCGAATTAGCTGCCAATAGGACATACTGTGAGCGGAGCCTGTATCAAAGTCGAGTATCATCTCGAGATGGGCCTAAAAATCTGAGTGAAATTATTATGAAAAACAGCTTACGTCAAGCTAAAGTTGTTCGAGGCTCTATTTCTGGTAGGTCATCGAGTGGCGGGTCAAGGCAGAACCAAGCTGTAGAGGATTGCAGTTTTCTCTACGATCTCACCGTCGATTATTTGACGGCGAGTCTGTCAAAGCTGGCAAACTCCACAACTTCGACTGTGGGATGGAAGAGCGCCGTGGATATTCAGAGTTTTCTGAGTGCAGCCCTCACCAATCAGGCCACCTGTCTGGAAGGACTGAAAGAGGCCAATGTAAAGTCCCACCAGTTTTCCTTCACCAATGACATATCTAACGCTTCAGATTCTGTAAGCAGTAGTTTGGCTTTGATGAAGAAATTTTTTATTGCGGGGAAGGCTCCCGGGAAGAGTTCCCACAGTGCTCAGAACCGACGTCTGTTATCTGACGATGATTTTCTGTCTCAATATGGATCGCTTGATCATGGAGTTCCGTCATGGTTGTCTCGGGCGGACAGAAGGCGGCTTCTGCAAAGCTCAGATGGTGACGGCGTCTTAGTGGGTGACTTCGTAACGGTGGCGCAGGATGATAGCGGGAATTTCACCACCATTACTGATGCAGTCAACTCTGCTCCCAACAAAAGCGCAGACAGATACGTGATCTATGTTACCGCAGGTGTATACAACGAAAATGTGGACATTCCCAAGAACAAATATAATATTATGCTCATTGGAGATGGAATAGATGTGACTGTAATTACTGGGAATAGAAGCGTCGTGGATGGATGGACTACGTTTAACTCTGCAACAGTTT CTGCAGTTGGACAAGGTTTTCTTGCACGCGATATCACCATCGAAAACACAGCAGGAGCAGTGAAGCACCAGGCCGTGGCTCTACGTGTGGGGTCTGATCTATCAGCCTTTTACCGCTGCAGTTTCAAGGGCTACCAAGACACTCTCTACACTCACTCCCTCCGTCAATTCTACCGAGAATGCGACATCTACGGCACTGTGGATTTCATCTTTGGCAACGCCGCAGTAGTTTTTCAGGACTGCACTCTTCTTGCACGGAAACCCATGGACAACCAGCAGAATCTTTATACTGCTCAAGGTAGAACAGACCCAAATCAAAATACTGGAATATCTATTCACAATTGTAATGTAACTGCTGCGCCTGAACTTGTTCCTGTTATCAGCTCTTTCCCCACATACCTGGGTAGGCCATGGAAACAGTACTCTCGTACTGTTTACATGCAGTCTTATCTAGATAGTTATATCCAGCCAGCTGGGTGGTTAGCGTGGTCTGGAGACTTTGCCTTGAGCACGTTATATTACGGTGAATATGGTAACAGCGGACCCGGGGCAGATACTTCACAGAGAGTCTCGTGGTCTGGTTATCATGTGATGAACAGCATTGATGCTCAAAATTTCACTGTGAGTTCATTTATTGCAGGGGACGCATGGTTATCATTAGCTGCTGTACCCTTCGATGCAGGCTTGCTTTAA